Proteins found in one Synechococcus sp. LA31 genomic segment:
- a CDS encoding helix-turn-helix domain-containing protein, whose product MSIKPLTPRQANALQMTLDGFTKTEIQERLGINQATLWRWRKLPAWDEQVSIVLRDSSGDGQGQIKSMLPLATRRLKQLIHSPTETVALGACRTVLEAHANLVAREEQQQVLADLETRLEELQDAARNQGLLPHGQEAEVLDLELEEGPDSCVPAIPTGTQGAEQASADQDVQIAAAADCGQMDRIGQRSGPVGQDHPDLEAF is encoded by the coding sequence ATGTCGATCAAGCCGCTCACGCCGCGCCAAGCCAACGCGCTGCAGATGACGCTGGACGGCTTCACCAAGACCGAGATCCAGGAACGCCTCGGCATTAACCAGGCCACGCTCTGGCGGTGGCGAAAGCTGCCGGCCTGGGATGAGCAGGTGAGCATCGTGCTGAGGGATTCCTCAGGCGATGGCCAGGGCCAGATCAAGTCGATGCTGCCGCTGGCCACGCGCCGGCTCAAGCAGCTGATCCACAGCCCGACCGAGACCGTGGCCCTGGGGGCCTGCCGGACGGTGCTCGAGGCCCACGCCAACCTTGTGGCCCGGGAGGAGCAGCAGCAGGTGCTGGCTGATCTGGAGACCCGGCTGGAGGAGCTGCAGGATGCGGCGCGCAACCAAGGCCTGCTCCCTCATGGGCAAGAGGCTGAGGTGCTGGATCTGGAGCTCGAGGAGGGTCCAGATTCCTGCGTACCGGCAATACCAACAGGTACGCAAGGAGCTGAACAAGCCAGTGCTGATCAGGATGTCCAGATTGCCGCGGCCGCAGATTGTGGCCAAATGGACCGGATTGGACAGAGATCCGGCCCTGTTGGACAGGATCACCCCGATCTGGAGGCCTTCTGA
- a CDS encoding DUF3854 domain-containing protein → MHRSPHLPIGFDQEDLLPAHRHEWEQDSGVDPAIVQLNVASLSGDSVLEQLLGDRLERAGGHAQQYVTGEIRKLIHSREQLMLGGWWCEGIDPLNGCHTAAGWGHFKPDHPRDGERGRIRKYEHPLGVPERIVVLQMPDPEFWARIKADPSITIVLDEGAKKAGAWLTAGIPALALPGLFAGTPPIDPADPEPRVGNGYGFHRQAGGTPPPPKQRHLHPDLQAFAPGRRFVISLDYESTTAGRQRRDGATRLLVEHLFAAGASNVAIAHRQGPEKGSDDLLVAHGPTELHALLAGAEDIERGPINPSYQLASSQALTGDRDAADLLADHLAGRIYSARQWAQERGIASPAALDHLTNTPGTGKSHLVPQIGPRLLEIQGIDRVIYVSSTYRSPSIPALHRWAAPPSRHNGLVVENIDGHQRLRRRKRSDPDKAVVEPPSCQYSGNLQRLRDQGGSNEAIAHFCSKSCPIRMGCRYRQDLHEFILGLKSGEHRLIRCSVESLPALQEWLGKRDWPGTYLIFDEAPQLESAAIRMRQIPLDRFPAWGTYLRTTAPELMATPAGQQLTALFDSLATLPTTLNPIEAQFGLTPQQLLAALPPAPSLEQIGMAAPMDAGIYGITPDAEQQHQTDSPLLLPDLIAALQPQNLEAVLHSRAFYSAQDNGNITILSTSLGLAKAALCAAGSLVLDGTAATSDINRALHLGRRFKSDAPGAEHHNPLAINTPSSLGLATLQIIQIPDLGPMGRNRGADKQRRLEALLPALQQFTATTLDNPDAHMGVLEKSHFRSREAGHGVWFVDNQGSNAYERDQALAMVGAPSPNLTASLAQFQVSHRNPHATLNSTAFRDWYAGRMGEQIIQGLHRLRPIRRHGEMLLLFLITSVDLSGLRLKGGGSSFRQLPSSHFTKAAAPKKDRTRERVISAIQQLHAQGFDPDAITTRRVAELAGVGRNTAHRQAGDLSWAAFLESVLCPF, encoded by the coding sequence GTGCACCGCTCTCCGCACCTGCCGATCGGGTTTGATCAGGAAGATCTGCTGCCGGCCCATCGCCATGAATGGGAGCAGGATTCCGGCGTTGATCCGGCCATCGTTCAGCTCAACGTCGCCAGCCTCTCCGGTGATTCCGTCCTGGAGCAGCTGCTTGGTGATCGCCTCGAGCGCGCCGGTGGCCACGCTCAGCAATACGTCACCGGTGAAATCCGCAAGCTGATCCACAGCCGTGAGCAGCTGATGCTCGGTGGCTGGTGGTGCGAGGGCATTGATCCACTCAATGGCTGCCATACGGCTGCCGGCTGGGGCCATTTCAAACCCGATCACCCGCGTGATGGTGAACGCGGCCGCATCCGCAAATACGAGCACCCCCTTGGTGTGCCCGAGCGCATCGTGGTGCTGCAGATGCCGGATCCAGAGTTCTGGGCCCGGATCAAGGCCGACCCCAGCATCACGATCGTGCTGGATGAGGGCGCCAAGAAGGCCGGCGCCTGGCTCACTGCAGGAATCCCTGCCCTAGCCCTCCCGGGCCTGTTTGCTGGCACCCCGCCGATTGATCCGGCCGATCCAGAGCCACGCGTTGGCAATGGCTACGGCTTCCACCGCCAGGCCGGCGGAACCCCGCCACCCCCCAAGCAGCGCCACCTCCATCCCGATCTACAGGCTTTTGCCCCGGGCCGCAGGTTTGTGATCAGCCTTGATTACGAGAGCACCACCGCCGGCCGCCAACGCCGTGATGGCGCTACCCGTTTGCTGGTGGAGCATCTGTTTGCGGCTGGGGCCTCCAACGTCGCGATCGCTCATCGCCAGGGCCCGGAAAAGGGCTCTGATGATCTGTTGGTGGCCCATGGCCCAACGGAGCTCCATGCCCTCCTGGCCGGGGCGGAAGACATTGAACGCGGGCCCATCAACCCCAGCTATCAGCTGGCCTCTTCACAAGCGCTCACCGGCGATCGTGATGCTGCTGATCTGCTGGCTGATCACCTGGCCGGCCGGATCTACAGCGCGCGCCAATGGGCTCAGGAGCGCGGCATCGCCAGCCCGGCGGCCCTGGATCACCTCACCAACACCCCCGGCACCGGTAAATCGCATCTAGTGCCGCAGATCGGCCCGCGCCTGCTCGAGATCCAAGGCATTGATCGCGTGATCTATGTGAGCAGCACCTATCGCTCACCATCCATCCCGGCGCTGCATCGCTGGGCTGCACCACCCTCCAGGCACAACGGCCTCGTGGTGGAAAACATCGACGGTCATCAGCGGCTCCGCCGGCGCAAGCGCTCCGATCCGGACAAGGCCGTGGTGGAACCGCCCAGCTGCCAATACAGCGGCAACTTGCAACGCCTGCGTGATCAGGGCGGCAGCAATGAGGCCATCGCGCACTTCTGCAGCAAGAGCTGCCCAATACGCATGGGGTGTAGGTATCGCCAAGATCTGCACGAGTTCATCCTCGGGCTCAAATCTGGTGAGCACCGCCTGATCCGTTGCTCGGTTGAATCCCTCCCGGCCCTGCAGGAGTGGCTCGGCAAACGCGATTGGCCCGGCACTTACCTGATCTTTGATGAGGCCCCTCAACTCGAGAGTGCCGCCATACGCATGAGGCAGATCCCTTTAGATCGCTTCCCGGCTTGGGGCACCTACCTCCGCACCACCGCCCCCGAGCTCATGGCCACACCCGCCGGCCAGCAGCTCACTGCTCTCTTTGATTCCCTCGCCACTCTCCCCACCACCCTCAACCCCATTGAGGCGCAATTTGGCCTCACGCCACAGCAGTTGCTCGCTGCACTCCCGCCTGCTCCATCCCTCGAGCAGATCGGTATGGCCGCCCCCATGGATGCCGGCATTTATGGCATCACCCCTGATGCCGAGCAGCAGCACCAGACCGATTCACCTCTGCTCCTTCCTGATCTGATCGCTGCGCTGCAACCGCAAAACCTTGAAGCCGTGCTGCACAGCCGCGCCTTCTACAGCGCGCAAGACAACGGCAACATCACCATCCTCTCCACTTCCCTCGGCCTCGCCAAAGCTGCCCTCTGCGCTGCTGGTTCCCTTGTGCTGGATGGCACGGCCGCTACCTCAGACATCAATCGCGCGCTCCATCTCGGCCGCCGCTTCAAATCCGACGCCCCCGGCGCTGAACACCACAATCCCCTCGCCATCAACACACCCTCATCTCTGGGGCTCGCCACCCTCCAAATCATCCAGATCCCAGACCTTGGCCCCATGGGTCGCAATCGCGGTGCCGATAAACAGCGCCGCCTTGAAGCGCTCCTCCCCGCCCTTCAACAGTTCACCGCCACCACCCTCGATAACCCCGATGCCCACATGGGCGTGCTCGAGAAATCGCACTTCCGCTCCCGTGAAGCTGGCCATGGTGTCTGGTTTGTCGATAACCAAGGCAGCAATGCCTATGAGCGTGATCAGGCCCTCGCCATGGTTGGCGCCCCATCCCCCAACCTCACCGCCTCACTCGCGCAATTTCAGGTTTCACATCGCAACCCGCACGCCACTCTCAACTCCACCGCCTTCCGCGATTGGTACGCAGGGCGCATGGGGGAGCAAATCATCCAAGGCCTCCATCGCCTTCGCCCCATTCGCCGCCATGGCGAAATGCTCCTCCTGTTCCTGATTACTTCCGTTGATCTCTCCGGCCTGCGTCTCAAAGGCGGCGGTTCCTCATTCCGCCAACTCCCCTCCTCTCACTTCACCAAGGCCGCAGCACCCAAGAAAGACCGCACACGCGAACGCGTCATCTCCGCCATTCAGCAACTCCACGCCCAAGGTTTCGATCCCGATGCCATCACCACCCGCCGCGTCGCTGAGCTCGCTGGCGTAGGGCGCAACACCGCTCATCGCCAGGCCGGCGATCTCTCCTGGGCCGCCTTCCTCGAGTCCGTGCTCTGCCCCTTCTGA